The following are encoded together in the Dickeya lacustris genome:
- the cmoM gene encoding tRNA uridine 5-oxyacetic acid(34) methyltransferase CmoM has product MQDRNFNDIADKFARNIYGTTKGRLRQAVLWQDLETLLARLPARTLRILDAGGGEGPMSRRLAALGHQVVLCDLSDEMLTRAEQAARADGVAANMQFVHCAAQDVGAHLTQPVDLVLFHAVLEWVADPVQALTVLCQQLVPGGALSLMFYNHQALVLRNMVLGNFAYVAAGMPKRKRRSLSPDNPLNPPQVYQWLEQLGLQLGGKTGVRVFHDYLQNKQQQADDFEALLALEQRYCREEPFVSLGRYIHVMAHKPALKDAL; this is encoded by the coding sequence ATGCAGGATCGTAATTTTAACGATATCGCCGATAAATTTGCCCGAAATATCTACGGCACCACCAAAGGTCGTTTGCGCCAGGCGGTGCTGTGGCAGGATTTGGAGACGCTGCTGGCCCGTTTGCCTGCGCGCACGCTGCGTATTCTGGATGCCGGAGGCGGCGAAGGGCCGATGTCGCGTCGTCTGGCGGCACTGGGTCATCAGGTGGTGTTGTGCGATCTCTCTGATGAGATGTTGACGCGCGCTGAACAGGCTGCGCGCGCTGATGGTGTGGCGGCGAATATGCAGTTTGTGCATTGTGCTGCGCAGGACGTGGGCGCGCATCTGACGCAGCCGGTGGATCTCGTGTTGTTTCACGCCGTGCTGGAATGGGTGGCTGACCCGGTGCAGGCCCTGACGGTACTTTGCCAGCAACTGGTGCCGGGAGGGGCATTATCGCTGATGTTCTACAACCATCAGGCGCTGGTGCTGCGCAATATGGTGCTCGGCAATTTTGCCTACGTCGCCGCCGGGATGCCCAAGCGTAAACGCCGCTCGCTCTCGCCGGATAACCCGCTCAACCCGCCGCAGGTCTACCAGTGGCTGGAGCAATTAGGCTTGCAGCTTGGTGGTAAAACCGGCGTGCGGGTATTTCATGACTACTTGCAAAACAAGCAACAACAGGCTGACGACTTTGAGGCATTACTGGCGCTGGAACAGCGCTATTGCCGGGAGGAACCGTTTGTCAGTCTGGGGCGCTATATCCATGTGATGGCGCATAAACCTGCGTTGAAGGATGCATTATGA
- the mukF gene encoding chromosome partition protein MukF — protein sequence MSDVSQTVPELVAWARKNDFAITLPTERLAFLLAIATLNGERMDGEISEGELVDAFRHVSKGFEQTHETIPVRANNAINDLVRQRLLNRFTSELAEGHAIYRLTPLGIGITDYYIRQREFSALRLSMQLSIVAQELGRAAEAAQEGGDEVHWHRNVFAPLKYSVAEIFDSIDLSQRVMDEQQQGVKENIASLLTQDWRAAISSCEKLLGETSETLRELQDTLEAAGDKLQTSLLRIQDATLGQASLSFVDNLVFDLQSKLDRIISWGQQSIDLWIGYDRHVHKFIRTAIDMDKNRVFAQRLRQSVQSYFDKPWALTYANADRLLDMRDEELTLRSEEVTGELPPDLEYEAFSEIREQIAAMVELALQKYKQQQIPLNLGDVVREYLTHYPRAQHFDIARIVVDQAVRLGVAEADFTGLPALWQAINEYGAKVQAHVIDKY from the coding sequence ATGAGTGATGTTTCTCAGACCGTACCTGAACTGGTTGCCTGGGCAAGAAAAAACGATTTCGCCATTACCCTGCCAACGGAGCGTTTGGCTTTTCTGCTGGCTATCGCCACCTTAAACGGCGAGCGGATGGATGGCGAAATCAGCGAAGGGGAACTGGTCGATGCGTTCCGCCATGTCAGCAAAGGGTTTGAACAAACCCATGAAACCATTCCGGTTCGCGCCAATAACGCCATTAACGACCTGGTGCGCCAGCGTTTGCTTAACCGCTTTACCAGCGAACTGGCCGAAGGCCATGCCATTTATCGCCTGACGCCGCTTGGCATCGGGATAACCGACTACTACATTCGCCAGCGCGAGTTTTCGGCACTGCGTCTGTCGATGCAGTTGTCGATTGTTGCCCAGGAATTGGGGCGAGCGGCTGAGGCGGCGCAAGAAGGGGGCGATGAGGTACATTGGCACCGTAACGTGTTCGCGCCGCTGAAGTATTCGGTAGCGGAAATTTTCGACAGTATCGATTTGTCACAGCGTGTGATGGATGAGCAACAGCAAGGCGTAAAAGAGAACATTGCCTCACTGCTGACGCAGGACTGGCGGGCGGCCATTTCCAGTTGCGAGAAGTTACTGGGGGAAACCTCGGAAACGCTGCGCGAGTTGCAAGATACGCTGGAAGCGGCGGGCGATAAGTTGCAAACCAGCCTGCTGCGTATTCAGGATGCCACGCTTGGCCAGGCGTCGCTGTCATTTGTCGATAATCTGGTCTTTGATTTACAAAGCAAACTCGATCGCATTATCAGTTGGGGTCAACAAAGCATTGATTTATGGATTGGCTATGACCGCCATGTGCATAAATTTATCCGCACCGCTATCGATATGGACAAAAACCGGGTGTTTGCCCAGCGTTTGCGCCAATCGGTACAGAGCTATTTCGATAAGCCTTGGGCGCTAACCTATGCCAACGCCGATCGCCTATTGGATATGCGAGATGAAGAACTGACGTTGCGCTCTGAGGAAGTCACCGGCGAGTTGCCGCCGGATCTGGAATATGAGGCGTTTAGCGAAATTCGTGAGCAAATTGCGGCGATGGTTGAGCTCGCGCTACAAAAATATAAACAGCAACAGATCCCGCTTAATCTGGGCGATGTGGTGCGCGAGTATTTGACACACTATCCGCGCGCGCAGCATTTCGACATTGCCCGTATTGTGGTTGACCAGGCGGTTCGTCTGGGTGTAGCCGAAGCTGATTTCACCGGATTGCCTGCGCTGTGGCAGGCAATCAATGAGTACGGAGCCAAGGTACAGGCCCATGTCATCGATAAATATTGA
- the mukE gene encoding chromosome partition protein MukE has product MSSINIDQSVSARLVSMLSSPLFPALDSQLRAGRHVGVEELENHVFLMDFQDELEQFYARYHVELIRAPEGFFYLRPRSTTLIPRSVLSELDMMVGKVLCYLYLSPERLAHEGIFSQQELYEELVSLADENKLLKLVNQRSSGSDLDRQKLHEKVRTSLNRLRRLGMIYFMGADSSKFRITEAVFRFGADVRSGDDPREAQLRMIRDGEAMPVDSRLSLDDSDDNADEPRVEDEQE; this is encoded by the coding sequence ATGTCATCGATAAATATTGATCAAAGTGTTTCCGCCCGGCTGGTCAGCATGTTGTCCAGCCCGTTGTTCCCGGCATTAGACAGCCAATTGCGCGCCGGTCGCCATGTCGGTGTGGAAGAACTGGAAAACCACGTCTTCCTGATGGACTTTCAGGATGAACTGGAGCAGTTCTATGCCCGTTACCATGTTGAGCTTATTCGCGCGCCGGAAGGGTTCTTTTATCTGCGCCCGCGCTCAACCACCCTTATCCCGCGCTCGGTGTTGTCCGAGCTGGATATGATGGTGGGGAAAGTGCTCTGTTACCTCTACCTCAGCCCCGAGCGGCTGGCGCACGAGGGTATTTTCAGTCAGCAAGAATTGTATGAAGAGCTGGTGAGTCTTGCCGATGAGAACAAGCTGCTGAAGCTCGTCAATCAGCGCTCCAGTGGCTCCGATCTTGACCGGCAGAAATTACACGAAAAAGTGCGCACTTCGCTAAACCGGCTGCGTCGCCTGGGCATGATTTACTTCATGGGGGCAGACAGCAGCAAGTTTCGTATTACGGAAGCCGTTTTTCGCTTTGGCGCTGACGTTCGCAGTGGCGATGACCCACGCGAAGCCCAGTTGCGCATGATCCGCGATGGTGAAGCCATGCCGGTGGATAGCCGCCTGTCGCTGGATGACAGTGACGATAACGCCGATGAGCCACGTGTTGAGGATGAACAGGAATGA
- a CDS encoding NAD(P)/FAD-dependent oxidoreductase, with translation MNINALPLDANINGWSAMLPPRAARPALRRKITVDWLIIGAGYAGLAFARRVAENRPHEQVVVLDARDVDNSASARNSGFAIDLPHNIGSSTAELEKAANYRRLLHTGLEQLQTLIDRYGIACDWQQQGKYHCIVRPERQDLLAHYARELDALAEPYQLVQGEALARKLGTPYYHAAIYTPHCVLLNPAALVRGLADNLPDNVTLYEDTPALAIHPGQPIRVTTPYGEVSARQVMVATNGCARQLPMFAHQVVGLSTFATLTEPLTPEQQQRIGELDPWGMTPANAIAGATLRYTRDGRFLIRQHVTYAPGYTVTSRQTADITRQHQAIFLSRFAQLADVPIAHSWSGMIGVTRNGAPGWGKFADNLYAAVGCNGAGISKQTVAGSTLADLACGVDNALIADMQALGKPNMIPPRPLLDMGIRASILKERWLGRHEY, from the coding sequence GTGAACATCAACGCATTACCGCTGGACGCCAATATCAATGGCTGGTCAGCGATGTTACCGCCGCGCGCGGCCCGGCCTGCATTACGCCGGAAAATCACGGTGGATTGGTTAATCATCGGTGCGGGGTATGCCGGTTTGGCATTTGCACGCCGGGTGGCGGAAAACCGCCCGCATGAGCAGGTGGTGGTGCTGGATGCCCGCGACGTGGATAACAGCGCGTCGGCCCGTAATTCCGGGTTTGCTATCGACCTGCCGCACAATATTGGCAGCTCAACGGCTGAACTGGAGAAGGCTGCCAATTACCGGCGCTTGTTGCACACCGGCCTTGAGCAACTGCAAACCCTCATCGACCGTTACGGTATTGCGTGCGACTGGCAGCAGCAGGGTAAATACCACTGTATTGTGCGTCCTGAACGTCAGGATTTGCTGGCGCACTATGCACGCGAGCTGGATGCCTTGGCCGAACCGTACCAGTTAGTGCAAGGTGAAGCGCTGGCGCGCAAGTTAGGCACGCCCTACTATCATGCCGCTATCTATACGCCCCATTGTGTGTTGCTGAATCCGGCGGCGCTGGTGCGTGGGCTGGCGGATAACCTGCCGGATAACGTGACGCTCTATGAAGACACCCCTGCGCTGGCCATTCATCCCGGTCAGCCAATACGGGTGACGACCCCCTACGGCGAGGTGAGCGCGCGTCAGGTGATGGTCGCTACCAACGGCTGCGCCCGGCAGTTGCCGATGTTTGCCCATCAGGTTGTCGGTCTCTCAACGTTTGCGACCCTGACAGAGCCGCTGACGCCGGAACAGCAGCAGCGTATCGGCGAGCTTGACCCGTGGGGCATGACGCCCGCCAATGCGATTGCGGGCGCGACGTTGCGTTACACGCGCGACGGTCGCTTTCTGATTCGCCAGCATGTGACCTATGCGCCGGGTTACACCGTCACGTCTCGCCAGACGGCCGACATCACGCGCCAGCATCAGGCGATTTTCCTGTCGCGCTTTGCGCAACTGGCGGATGTGCCGATTGCTCACAGTTGGTCGGGCATGATTGGCGTAACACGCAATGGTGCGCCGGGCTGGGGGAAATTTGCCGATAACCTGTATGCGGCGGTGGGGTGCAACGGCGCGGGCATTTCCAAGCAGACTGTCGCGGGCAGCACACTGGCGGATCTCGCCTGTGGTGTGGACAACGCCCTGATAGCTGATATGCAGGCCCTCGGTAAACCGAACATGATCCCGCCGCGCCCATTGCTGGATATGGGCATTCGCGCCAGCATTCTTAAAGAGCGCTGGCTGGGCCGCCATGAATATTAA